One Baekduia alba genomic window, CAACGCGCGCAGCGCCGGCGCGCTGGAGCGCGTCGGCTTCGCCCGCGAGGGCACGCTGCGCGGCTGGCATCGCCACGGCGACCGTCAGCTCGACGTCCACGTCTTCGGGATGCTGCGCGACGACTGGGAGCGCGGGCCGCTGCACGAGGTCAAGGTCGCCGTCATCGGCGCTCCGCCCGCCCGGTGGATCGTGGGCGGCGTGGCATGACCGACGCCGCGCCCCTGCACGTCCGCGGCCTGACGCGCCGCTACGGCCGGCTCGTCGGCCTCGACGCGCTGGACCTCGACGTCGCCGCCGGCGAGTGCGTCGCGATCATCGGCGCCAACGGGAGCGGCAAGTCGACGGCCGTCCGGACGATCGCCGGCCTGCTCGAGCCCACCGAGGGCACCGTGTCGATCTGCGGCCACGACCCGCACCTCGAGCCCGACGGCGAGCAGGCGCGTGCCGCGCTGGCGCTCGTGCCCGACACGCCGCTGCTCTACGACGACCTCACCGTCCGCCAGCACCTCGAGCTCGTCACGCTGGCCCACGGCGTGCCCGACGCCGCCGTGGGCGACCGCATCGACGCCCTGCTGGAGCGGCTGGAGCTGACCGCGCGCGCCGACTTCCTGCCCTCCGAGCTGTCGCGCGGCATGCGTCAGAAGACGGGCCTGGCCTGCGCGCTGATCCGCCCGGCGCGGCTGCTGATGCTCGACGAGCCGGTCGTCGGCCTGGACCCGCCGTCCCAGGCGCTGCTCACCGAGCTGCTGCTGGAGGCCAAGGCCGGCGGGGCGGGGGTCCTGTTCACGACCCACCAGATGTACTTCGCCGACGGCGTCGCGGACCGGGCGATCGTGCTCGGCGAGGGCGCGGTCGTCGACCACGGGACGTGGCGCCACGTGCGCGAGCGCGCGTCCGCCCAGGGCTGGCTGCCCGAGGAGCACGCGGGCCGTGGCTAGCGCGGCGGCCGCCCCGGTCGCGCCCGCGCCGGCGGCGCGCGTGCGCGCCCGCGACCTGCGGCGCTTCTGGAAGCGGGTGCAGGAGCCGCCGTCGCTGCTGAAGCGCCTGGAGCCCGCCTACTACGTCTTCATCACGCTGGCGATCGGCGGGCCGCTGGTCTACGGCACCGCCAGCCAGGCGCTGTCGGAGGTCGCGACGCCGAGCGCCGTCGCGACGTGGGGGCCGGCGCTCGCGCTCGCCGCGCTGCTGGCGGTGACGCGCTGGGGCGCGGTCCAGGGCCCGGTCGTCTTCTCGGTCGCCGACGTCGCGCAGCTGCTCGGCGCGCCGCTGCGCCGGGCCGAGCTCGCGCTGGGCCGGCTGCTGCGCGGCCTGCTCGTGGGCGCCGGGCTCGGCGCCGTGCTGGCCGCGATCGCGTTGATCGGTGTGGCCGGCGACGGCCGCGGGATCGCGGTGGAGCGCGCCGCGGCGTTCGTCGTGGCGCTCGCGCTGCTCGCCGTGCTCGGTGTGGCGGGCGCCGCGCTCGTCCAGGGCTCGGCGCGCTGGGACCGCGGCACGCGCCTCGCGGCCTGGCCGCTGCTCGCGCTCGGCGCGGTCCTCGTCGTGCTCGCCTCGCACGACGGCTCCGCCGGCCGGCACGTCGCGCTCTGGTCCGGGCCGTGGGGCTGGGCGATCCAGCCGCTCGTCGACGACGCCGGCGTGTGGCCGGCGGCGCTCGCGCTGCTCGCGGGGCTGACCGCGGCGGGCGTGCTCCTGGCGCTCGCGCGGCGCGGCAAGACGCCGACCGAGCGCCACCTCCTGCGCGCCGAGGCGCGCAACGGCGCGGTCGCCGCGTTGTACTCCATGAACGCTCGGTACATCCGCCGCAGCCTGACCGGCGTGAGCGGGCGGCCGGCCCGGGCGCCGCGCGGGCACCGGCTGCGCGCGCCGCGCGACCCGCGCTGGGCGATCCCGTGGCGCGACGCCGCAGCGTTGATCAGCACCCCTCAGCGGCTGGCCGAGGCGGTCGTGCTCGCCGCCGGCGGCACCGCGATCTGCGTGGTCAACGGCGATCACCCCGCCGCGGTCGGCGCGGGCGCGCTCGTGACGTTCGCGGGCGCGTCGCGCGTCCTGGAGCCGCTGCGCGCCGAGACCGACCAGCCCGGCCGCGTCCGCGTCCTGCTGCGCGCCCCGATGGGCCGCGTCCTGGCGGCCCACGCGTTCGTCCCGGTCGTCGTCGTGGCGGCGGCGGCGATCGTCGCCGCAGCGGCCTGCGCGGTCGCCGGCGCGTTGCCCGCCCACGGCGGATCCGCCGCGGCCATGGCCGTCCTCGCGACGCCCGCCGTCACGCTGTGCGCCGCGCTGAGCAGCCGCCGCGGCGGCCAGCTGCCGCCGAGCGTGATGGCGACCGGCTACGGCGACCAGACCGGCACGACCGCGATCGTGATCGTCCTGTGGATCGTCGCCTTCCCGGTCCTGGCCGCGCTGGTCGGCGCGCTGCCCGTCGCGCTCGTCGTCCACAACGGCACCGCGGGCGTGCCCCAGCTCGTCGCGCTGCTCTTCGGAGCGACCGCCGCCCTGACGGTCGCGCTGGGCTGGAGCCGCTTCGCGCCGGACTGAGCCCGGCGCGCGCGTCAGTCCTCGCGGCGGGCTTCCCAGCGGAAGCCGCGCACCGCGAAGAACAGCCCGATCAGCGTCCAGATCGCCACGACGCACAGGCCCGACGCGTTGTCGGCCAGCGACCGGCCGGAGACCAGCGCGCCCGACAGCCCGTCGATGATGTGCACCAGCGGCAGCACCTGGGCGATGTCGCGCAGGAACTGCGGGGCGTTGTCGACGTCGTAGAAGACGCCCGAGATGAAGATGACGGGCAGGAAGACGATGTTGTTGTACGCCGCGGCCGAGTCGTAGTTGGGCACCACGTGCGACCACGCGACGCCCAGCGCCGCGAGGCATGTCACGCCCGCCGCGGTGTAGACCAGCAGCTCCGCCCAGTCCTTCGGCCAGCCGGTCCCGAACAGGAGCTTGCCCGCGACGATCACGAGCCCGATCTGGATGACCGCGTTGGCCACCGCGTTGCCGAACACGCCGAGCAGGTAGGAGCCCTCGGGCAGCGGCGTCCCGCGCATGCGCTTGAGCACGCCCTGCTCGCGCAGGAACGTCAGGTTCATGACCAACGATGAGAAGGTGGTGGCCATGATCGACATCCCCGCGATGCCGGGGATCAGGACGTCGAGGTCGGCCTGGTTGCCGCTGAAGATCGCGCCGAACAGGGCGAGGAAGAGCAGCGGCAGCAGGAAGTTGAAGAACGCGGCGCTCGGGTTGCGCCAGAACATCCGGCGCTCGAGGCGGTACTGGTGCCAGGCGAGGGTGAGCGCGTCAGACATCGGCGGCCACCTCCTCCGCTTCCTGGGTCGTGACCGGCCCGGCGGTGAGCTCCAGGTACACGTCCTCGAGCGATGGGCGCGCGACCGACAGGTCCAGCAGCTTCTCGCCGCGGGCCAGCGCGGCGGAGGTCAGCTGGTGCAGCAGCGCCGTCGGGTCGTCGGTCTCGCGCGTCTCCATCTCGCCGCTGCCGGCCGCTCGCCACGCGACCGTGTAGCGCGACGACGACGCGCCGAGCTCGGCCGGCGGGCCCTCGGCGACGATCCGGCCCTCCTTGACGATCGCCACGCGGTCGCAGAGCGCCTGGGCCTCGTCGAGGTAGTGCGTGGTCAGCAGGACGGTCTTGCCGAGCTCCTGCAGCGAGCGCACGACGTCCCACGCCGCGCGGCGCGCCGCCGGGTCGAAGCCCGTGGTCGGCTCGTCGAGGAAGATCAGCTCCGGGTCGCCGATGAGCGCGAGCGCGAAGTCCAGCCGGCGCATCTGGCCGCCCGACAGCGTGCGCGACAGCGCGTCGGCCTTCTCGTCCAGTCCGGCCAAGGACAGGACCTCGTCCACGTCGCGCGCCTGCGGATAGAAGCGTGCCCAGTGCGTCAGCGCCTCGCGGACCGTCACGTGGCGGTACATGCCCGTCGACTGCAGGACGATCCCGATCCGCCGGCGCAGGTCGCGCGGGCGGCGCTCGGGGTCCTGGCCGAGGACGGAGACGATGCCGCCGTCGCGGCGGCGGTACCCCTCCAGGATCTCGACCGTGCTGGTCTTGCCGGCGCCGTTGGGCCCGAGCAGGCCGAACACCTCACCGGGCGCGACTTCGAAGTCGATGCCTCGGACGGCCGCGAACGACCCGTAGGACTTGCGCAGATCGCGCACGAGGATGGCGGGGGCGACGGCGGCCACCCCTTCATTCAAGCAGTGGAGACGTGAGAGGCTGTGTGACGTTGGCGAGGGCGGCCTGCATAGACATCGGCTCGAACACCACGCGGCTGCTCGTCGCCGAGCCCGATCCCGCACGTCCCGGCGGGCTGCTCGAGGTCGCCGCGCACCGCGCGTTCGTCCGGCTCACGGCCGCCGAGCGGCGCTCCGGCATCCCGGACGACAAGGCGCGCGCGATCGCCGAGGCGGTCGCCGAGCAGGCGCTGACCGCGCGCGCGAACGACATCTGCGCGCTGCGCGTCGTGGCCACCGCCGCGCTGCGCGACGCGCCCGGCCGCGACCGGCTGATCGCGCGGCTCAGCGCCGCCGCGGGCGTGACGGTCGAGGTGCTCAGCGGCGAGGAGGAGGCGCGTCTGGCGTTCGCCGGGGCGACGGCGCCGCTGGCCGGCGACGGCGTCGGGACCGTGATCGTGGCCGACGTCGGCGGCGGCTCGACCGAGCTGGCCCACGGCGCGCCCGGCCACGGCCCGGCGTGGTGGACGTCGCTGCCGATCGGCTCCGGCGCGCTGGCCGAGCTGCACCTCCACGACGACCCGCCGTCGCCCGCGCAGGTCGAGGCCGCGCGCGCCGCCGCCGCCGCCGCGATCGCCTCGGCGGGCTGCCCGGCGGCCGACGTCGCGTGGGCGGTCGGCGGCAGCGCGACCTCGCTGCGGCGCCTGTGCGGAGAGCGGCTGAGCGCCGCGGTGCTCGACGCGGCGCTCGTGCGGGTCACGCGCGCGCCGGCCGTGGAGACCGCGCTGGACCTCGACCTGCACGTCGAGCGCGTCCGGCTGCTGCCGGCCGGCCTGGTCCTGCTGGCCGAGGTCGCGCGCGCCGCGCAATGCCCGTTGCACGTCGGCTGCGGCGGCCTGCGCGAGGGCGTGGTGCTCGACCTCTTGGGGGAAGTGGAGTAGAAGAACGACTACGGCACGACGCGCATGGCCAAGGCGAAGGACATCCCGGGGTTCGACGGTCGCAAGAGCTTCCGCGCGATCGCGCGCGACGCGGTCGCCGTCCGGGCCGGTGAAGTGTTCGCGCACGCGGCGGGCGTCCTGGACACCGAGGACATCGAGCGCGTCCACGCCATGCGCGTCGCGACGCGCCGGCTGCGCGCCGTGCTCGAGGTCTTCGCGCCAGCTTTCGACGGCGCGGAGCACAAGGCGGTGCTGAAGGACGTCAAGGCGCTGGCCGACGCGCTCGGCGCGCGCCGCGACCCGGACGTGCAGCTCGCCGCGCTGGCCGCGACGGCTGCCGCGCTGCCCGGGCCCGACCAGGCCGGCATCGACGCGTTCGCCGACCGCGTGCGCGCCGAGCAGCAGGACGGCAACCGGACGCTCGCCGCCGCGCTGAAGGCGATCGAGGACGACGACCTGCGCGGGCGCCTGGAGCGGCTGGTCGCCGGCGCCGCGCCGGAGGCGGTCGCGTGAAGGCCCGCAAGGTCAAGGGCGTCGACCCCGACGGCGTGGCCGTCGACGAGGTCGCGAAGATCGTCGCCGTCCGGCTCGACGAGCTGTGCTCGTTCATGCCGGCGGGGCGCGACCCCGCCGCGTTCCACACGCTGCACGACATGCGCATCGCGGCCAAGCGGCTGCGCTACGTGCTCGAGCTCTTCGCGCCGGCCTTCGGGCCCTACGCGCGCGACGCCGCCAAGCAGGCCAAGAAGCTCCAGGACGTGCTCGGCGAGATCCACGACTGCGACGTCACGCGCCCGCGCGTCGCGGCGGTCGGCAGCGACCTGCGCGCCGAGGACGCGCGGTTCGTCCGCGGGCTCGCCGAGCCGGGCGCCAAGGACCTCGACCCGGCGCTCGCCGCCCAGGCGCCGCATCGCGCCGCCTACCGCGGGCTGCAGACGCTCGACGTGGCGTTGGGCGCGCGGCGCGAGCTGCTCTTCGAGCGGTTCCTGGACCGCTGGGACAAACTGGAGCGCGACAGCTTCCGACAGCGCCTGGAGCAGGCGCTCGGCGAGCGCCCCGACGCGGGTGACCCGATCACATCGCGTTCACACGACGGTAACGGCGCAGGGCCGGCTCAGCCCTTACCGTCGGAGGAGTCCCCGGCATGAACCCCGATCCGCAGCTCACGCAAGAGTCGATCCGCGCCGTCGAGGCGCACGAGGAGCCGGCTCCCCAGCCCTCCGACCTCGACGCGCCCGAGTTGTACATCAACCGGGAGCTGTCGTGGGTCGACTTCGACGACCGCGTGATGCAGCTCGCCGAGGACCCGGCCCAGCCGCTGCTGGAGCGCTGCAAGTTCGCCGCGATCTTCGAGTCCAACCTCGACGAGTTCTTCATGATCCGCGTCGCCGGGCTGCACGACCAGGTCGACGCCGGGATCACGGCGCCCAAGCTCGACGGCCGCACGCCGTCGGAGACGATCGACGCGATCCGCGCGAAGGTGATGGACCTCAAGGAGCGCCAGTGCAGGACGCTGTCGCACGACCTGCGCCCGTCGCTGGCCGAGCACGGCATCCGGCTGGTGTCGGTCGAGGACGTCTCCGAGGACGCGCGCCGCGCGCTGGACCACCGCTTCCGCCGCCAGATCTTCCCGGTGCTCACGCCGCTGGCCGTCGGCCTCGGCCGGCCGTTCCCCTACATCTCGAGCCTGTCGCTCTCGCTGGCGGTCCTGGTCCGCGACCCGGTCTCCGGCCTGGTGACCTTCGCGCGCGTCAAGGTCCCGAAGGAGATGCTCCCGCGGTTCGTCGCGCTGGAGGACGAGCCGACGACGTTCGTCCCGCTGGAGGAGCTGATCGCCGCCAACCTGGAGGCGCTGTTCCCCGGGATGGAGATCGTCGAGCACGGCGTGTTCCGCGTGACCCGCGACGCCGACTTCGAGATCTCCGACGAGGCCGACGACCTCCTGACCGCGGTCGAGGACGAGCTGCGCCGCCGCCGCTTCGGCGAGGTCGTGCGCGTCGACATCGAGGCCGGCATGGCCGATGGGCTGCGTGACGCGCTGACCGAGGCGCTGGAGGTCGAGGACCGCCAGGTCTACGAGGTCAACGACCTGCTCGACCTGACCGACCTGTGGCAGATCGTCGGGCTCAAGGGCTTCGACGACCTGCGCGACACGCCGTGGCAGTCGGTCACCCAGCCGCGGCTGCGGCCCGAGGAGCACCACGCCAAGGCCGACATGTTCGCCGCGATGCGTTCGGGCGACATCCTGGTCCACCATCCCTACGACTCGTTCTCGTCGTCGGTCGGGCGCTTCGTGGAGCAGGCCGCCAACGACCCGGACGTCCTGGCGATCAAGCTCACGATCTACCGCACGTCCGACGACACGCCGCTCGTGCCCGCGCTGATCCGCGCGACCGAGCGCGGCAAGCAGGCCGTGTGCCTGGTGGAGCTCAAGGCGCGCTTCGACGAGCGGGCGAACATCGAGTGGGCGCGCAAGCTGGAGGAGACGGGCGTCCACGTCGTCTACGGCCACCCGGCGCTGAAGACGCACGCCAAGTGCATCCTCGTGGTGCGCCGCGAGGGCGACGGGGTCCGGCACTACCTCCACGTCGGGACCGGCAACTACCACCCCAAGACCGCGCGGCTGTACACCGACTTCGGGCTCTTCACGACCGACGAGCGGCTGGGCTCCGACGTCGCCGACATGTTCAACTTCCTCACGGGCTACGCGCGGCCGCGCCGGTACCGCAAGGCGTTGATCGCGCCCGACCACCTGCGCGACGGGATCCTCGAGGAGATCGAGAAGACGATCGTCGTCCATCAGGAGGGCAAGCCGGCGCGGATCCAGATGAAGATGAACTCCTTGGTGGACCGCGCGTGCATCAAGGCGCTGTACCGCGCGTCGCAGGCGGGCGTGCCGGTCGAGCTGAACATCCGCGGGATCTGCTGCCTCGTTCCGGGCGTGCCGGGCGTCAGCGAGAACATCCGCGTCGTGTCGATCGTCGGGCGGTTCCTGGAGCACTCGCGGGTCTACGCCTACCAGCGCGGCGACGAGCAGCTGGTGCAGATCGGCTCGGCCGACCTGATGCCGCGCAACCTCGACACGCGCGTCGAGCTGGTCGTGCCGGTCGAGGATCCGGTGCTGCGCGACGACCTGCTCGACACGCTGGAGCGCGGGTTCGCCGACGACACGCACGCGTGGGACCTCGACGCCGACGGGCAGTGGACGCGCAGGGACCGCGACCCGAACGAGCCCGAGCCGCGCGACCTGCAGCGCGAGCTGATGCTGGGCCACACCGCGCGCGCCGCCGAGCGCGATCCGTCCAGCACGTCCTGAGCGCTCAGGCTGTCGTACGCAATCGCTAGGGTGCGCCAGGTGGGTCGCCGCGCGCTCGTCTTCTGCTGCCTGGTCGCGCTCGCCGCGGGGGCGGCGGGGTGTGGCGGCAGCGATGGGTCGTCGTCGGTCGCCACCACGCCGGCGCAGGTCGCGAACGGGCCGGTGGCCGCCACGGCCGCGCCGGTGCGGGTCGCGCCGTCCCATGCGGCGGTGCCGGTGCTGATGTACCACGTGATCGCGGCGGCGCCGCCGGGCGCGAAGTACAGCGGCCTCTGGGTGCCGCCCGCGCTGCTGCGCGCCCAGGTCGCGGCGCTGGCGGGCGCCGGCTTCACGGGCGTCACGCTCGACACGGTCCTCGACGCCTGGCGCGGGCGGGCGCGACTGCCGGCGCATCCCGTCGTCCTCTCGTTCGACGACGGCTACCTGTCGCAGGGCAAGGACGCCGGCGCGATCCTCGCCGCTGCGCGCTGGCCGGGGGTCCTGAACCTCGCGTGGCACAACCTCGGCGTGCCCGGCGGCCTGACGCGCACGCGCGTGAAGGAGCTCGTCGGCGCCGGGTGGGAGGTCGACGCGCACTCGCTGACCCATCCGGACCTGACGACGATCGACGCGGCCGCGCTGAAGCGCGAGGTCGCGGGCTCGCGCGACGCGATCCGGCGCGCGTTCGGCGTCCCGGTCGACGCGTTCTGCTACCCGGCGGGCAAGTACGACGCGGCGGTCGAGGCGGCCGTGCGCGCCGCCGGCTACCGCGCCGCGACCACCGAGGTCCCGGGCGCTGCGCGGCCGGGCGGCGACCGCCTCGCGCTGCCGCGCATCCGGGTCAACGCGACCGACTCGGCCGCGACGGTCGTCCACAACGTGCAGGCTGCGCTAGTTTCCGCGTCGTGACCGACGACGCGACGCCCCAGAGCCTGTCGGAGAAGGTCTCCGCCGCGCACATCCGCGTCCCGGCGCGCGGCAACCGCAAGCTGGACCGGCTGATCGCCGCGGTCAACGGCGACGTCCAGATCAAGGCGTGGTGGCACGCGGCGGCGATCAACGCGGAGCGCCTCGGCATGTCCGACCACTCGTGGGTCCACATCCAGATCGTCACGAACATCGGCCTGCGCCTGGCGCGGCTGCTGTTCCGGCGCGGGGTCGTGCCGTCGGTCGTGACCGACTACGGCCTGACCGAGCGCGACGCCGAGGTCGTGATCGCGGCGGCGGCGCTGTTCCACTGCATCGGGATGTCGATCCACCGCCAGGACCACGAGCAGTTCTCGCTGTTCCTGACGGCCGACAAGCTCCCCAAGATGCTGGAGCCGATCTACGACGAGCCGACGCGCTCGATCATCGTCGCCGAGGCGTCGCACGCGATCATCTCGCACCGCTCCAAGGGCGCGCCGTTCACGATCGAGGGGTCGATCCTGCGCGTCGCCGACGCGCTGGACATGGCCAAGGGCCGGTCGCGCGTCCCGTTCGAGCAGCTGCTGCCCAACATCCACTCGTTGTCGTCCTACGCGATCGAGTCGGTGAAGATCTCGCCTGGCCGGGAGAAGGCCGTGCGCGTCGAGATCGAGATGAACAACAGCGCCGGCATCTACCAGGTGGATGAAGGGCTCGGAACGAAGTTGCGCGGCACGCCGCTGGCCGAGCATCTCGAAGTGGTCGCCCGGATCGACGCCGAGCACGAGCAGCGGCTCGTCCCCGTCTTCCGCCTATGAGCACACCGCGCGAGCTGTTGGACCGTCACCTGCGGCTGATGCAGGCCGGCGACCTCGAGGGGGTGCTCGGCCAGTACCACGAGGACGCCGTGCTGGTGCGGTTCGCCGCGCCGGTCGTCGGCAAGGCCGCGCTGCGCGAGCACCTCGGCGCCTACCTCGCGGGTCGGCCGGTGGTCAAGGAGGTGCTGAACGTCGCCGCCTCCGACGACGTCGTCAGCTACCAGGCGGTCGTCGAGCACGCCGGCGAGGAGCAGCGGACCTACGGGGCGCTGTTCCTGCGCGGCGAGCGGATCGCGCGGCAGGTGTCCGGGCTGTTCCCGGTGACGTCGGGCGAAGGTCGGCGGAAGTCCGGCGTGCACGTGGACCTGGAGCCGTACACGGCGTGGCCGTCGCGGGCGGTCCCCGACCCGCGCAGCGCCGGCCGCGAGGCGATCGGCCCCGCGCTGCTGGAGATCGTGGCGGCCGAAGGCCCGATCCTGGCCGAGCGCGCGTACCGGCTCTACGTGAAGGCCAGCGGCGGCAAGGCCCTGACCTCCATCGCCCGAGCGCCGCTGAGCGGCTCGACGTTCCGGCTGCGCCAGGCCGGCGCCATCGACTTCGAAGAGGGCTCCGAGGTCCTGCGCCCAGCCGGAACACCCGAGGTCCGCGTCCGCGAGCTCGGCCCACGAGCCCTGGACGAGGTCCCCTTGCGCGAGGTCGCCGAGCTGATGCGCCGCCTGCGCGCCGCCGGCGCCACCGAGCTCCCCCGCGCCGTCCTCGACGCCTACGGCCTGGTCCGCATGACGGCCAAGGCCGAGGACTTCCTGGCCCAGGCGGAGCAGGTGTCGTTGATGGCCGACGTGTGAGGCCGGGGCCGGTTCGCGCGCTGTCGCCGGTCCTCCGCCGCCGTCGGCACACGCGCCCTGCACCGCCTCGGCACTGCCGCCGCAACCGGCCGCGGTCGTCGCCCCTTGCATCGCCACCGCTTCCGCACCGGTCGTGACTGCCCCGGCGCCGCCACCGTCGCGGGTCCTCCGGGGACGCTCGGACTGCGCGCCTGGTCGGCCGCTTCGTCGAATAAGCGCCTTGCGACCTCACCGGCGCGGCGCGGCCGCTGCCGCCGCCCGGATCGTCGCCGCGTGGATGTCCACCGTGTCGACCACGTCCGGCGCGTAGCCGCCGGCCAGGGTGACGACCACCGGGACGCCGGCGCTGCGGCACCGGTCCAGCACCAGCGCGTCGCGTGCGGCCAGGCCGGTCTTGGTCAGCGCCAGCCGTCCGAGGGCGTCGCCCTCCCACGGGTCGGCGCCCGCGACGTAGAACACCAGCTCGGGCTCGCCGAACCGCGTCCACGCCTCGTCCAAGGCCTCCAACAACGCGTTGTTGTACGTCTCGTCGCCGGTCCCGGCCGGCAGCTCGACGTCGAGGTCGCTCGGGATCCGCGTGAACGGGAAGTTCCGTGCGCACTGGACGCTCAGCGTGAACGCGTCGCGATCCGGCCCGAGCAGCTCGGCCGTCCCGTCGCCCTGGTGGACGTCGCAGTCGACGACCATCACGCGCCGGACCGCGCCCTCGCGGCGCAGCACCGTCGTCGCGATCGCCACGTCGTTGAACATGCAGTACCCGCGCGCGCTGGCGCGGCCCGCGTGGTGCGTGCCGCCGCCGAGCATCGCCCCGATGCCGCCGTCGAGCGCGTCGCGCGCCGCGCCGAGCGTGCCCGCGATCCCGTGCAGCGTGCGCGTCACCAGCTCGGCCGACCACGGCAGTCCGAGCACGCGCTCTTCCCGCACGGTCAGCGAGCCGCGGCGCATCCGCGTCGCGAAGTGCGGGTCGTGCGTCTGCTCGACGGCCGGCCACGGGATCGCGTCGGGCTCGGCGACCTCCAGGCCGTCGGCCTCCACGCGCTCGCGCAACAACCCGTACTTGCTCAGCGGGTAGCGCTGCTTGCGCCCGAGCGGGAAGGTCAGGCGGCTGTGGGACCACGCGCGCACGCTAGATGGTCGATCTGGCATCGACCATCAGGCCGCGATCGGCGTCGGCGGGCCCGTCGGCCGCGGCCGCGCGTCGAACTCGGCGCGCGCGCCGTGCACGTCCTCGATGTTGTCGACGGCCCAGGTCCGGATCGTCTCGACCGCGCCGCTCAGGCTGCGACCGAGCGGCGTGAGCGCGTACTCGACGGTCACCGGCACGGTCGGGTACGCGGTGCGGGTGACGAGGCCGTCGCGCTCGAGGTTGCGCAGCGTCTGCGTCAGCATCTTCTGCGTGACGCCCTCGACGCGCCGGCGCAGCGCGCTGAAGCGCAGCGTCTCGGGCTCCAGGGCCAGCAGCACCAACATGGACCACTTGTCGGCGATGCGACTCAGCACCTCGCGCGTGGGGCAGGCGGAGCACAGCGGGTCATAGGTGGTATCCATCAGGTACCAAGGATACCTCAAGGTGCCATCTTCCGGAAGGAGACCGAGACGCCTACGGTTCTCGTCCATGGACGCCTTCATCCCCACCAACGACGCCGAGACGCTCGTGGAGCGCGCGGACGTGCCGGAGCCCGAGCCCGCGAGCGCCGAGCTCGTCGTCGCCGTCGAGGCGTACTCCATCAACCGCGGCGAGGTCATCCTCCTGCGCGGCGCGCCGCGCGAGAACTGGCGCCCCGGCGCCGACGTCGCCGGCCGCGTGATCCACGCGGCGGCGGACGGCTCCGGCCCGGCGGTCGGCGCGCGCGTCGTCGGCCACGCCGAGCAGGGCGGCTGGGCGCAGCAGGTCGCGATCGCGACCGACGCGGTCGCCGAGCTCCCGGACGGCGTGTCGTTCGAGGACGCCTCGACGCTGGGCGTCGCCGCGCTGACCGCGCTGCGGCTGCTGCGCGTGGCGCCCGACGTCGCGGGCCGCCGCCTGCTGATCACCGGCGCGTCGGGCGGCGTCGGCCACTTCCTCACCGAGCTGGCCATCGCGCGCGGGGCGGAGGTCGTCGCGGTGTCGCGGCGCGGCGAGCGGCTCGCCGCACTCGGCGCGGCCGTCGTCGCCGACCTCGACGCCGCGCACGGCCCGTTCGATGTCGTCTTCGAGTCCGT contains:
- a CDS encoding Ppx/GppA phosphatase family protein — protein: MARAACIDIGSNTTRLLVAEPDPARPGGLLEVAAHRAFVRLTAAERRSGIPDDKARAIAEAVAEQALTARANDICALRVVATAALRDAPGRDRLIARLSAAAGVTVEVLSGEEEARLAFAGATAPLAGDGVGTVIVADVGGGSTELAHGAPGHGPAWWTSLPIGSGALAELHLHDDPPSPAQVEAARAAAAAAIASAGCPAADVAWAVGGSATSLRRLCGERLSAAVLDAALVRVTRAPAVETALDLDLHVERVRLLPAGLVLLAEVARAAQCPLHVGCGGLREGVVLDLLGEVE
- a CDS encoding CHAD domain-containing protein, which produces MAKAKDIPGFDGRKSFRAIARDAVAVRAGEVFAHAAGVLDTEDIERVHAMRVATRRLRAVLEVFAPAFDGAEHKAVLKDVKALADALGARRDPDVQLAALAATAAALPGPDQAGIDAFADRVRAEQQDGNRTLAAALKAIEDDDLRGRLERLVAGAAPEAVA
- a CDS encoding CHAD domain-containing protein — encoded protein: MKARKVKGVDPDGVAVDEVAKIVAVRLDELCSFMPAGRDPAAFHTLHDMRIAAKRLRYVLELFAPAFGPYARDAAKQAKKLQDVLGEIHDCDVTRPRVAAVGSDLRAEDARFVRGLAEPGAKDLDPALAAQAPHRAAYRGLQTLDVALGARRELLFERFLDRWDKLERDSFRQRLEQALGERPDAGDPITSRSHDGNGAGPAQPLPSEESPA
- a CDS encoding ABC transporter ATP-binding protein, yielding MAAVAPAILVRDLRKSYGSFAAVRGIDFEVAPGEVFGLLGPNGAGKTSTVEILEGYRRRDGGIVSVLGQDPERRPRDLRRRIGIVLQSTGMYRHVTVREALTHWARFYPQARDVDEVLSLAGLDEKADALSRTLSGGQMRRLDFALALIGDPELIFLDEPTTGFDPAARRAAWDVVRSLQELGKTVLLTTHYLDEAQALCDRVAIVKEGRIVAEGPPAELGASSSRYTVAWRAAGSGEMETRETDDPTALLHQLTSAALARGEKLLDLSVARPSLEDVYLELTAGPVTTQEAEEVAADV
- a CDS encoding ABC transporter permease, whose amino-acid sequence is MSDALTLAWHQYRLERRMFWRNPSAAFFNFLLPLLFLALFGAIFSGNQADLDVLIPGIAGMSIMATTFSSLVMNLTFLREQGVLKRMRGTPLPEGSYLLGVFGNAVANAVIQIGLVIVAGKLLFGTGWPKDWAELLVYTAAGVTCLAALGVAWSHVVPNYDSAAAYNNIVFLPVIFISGVFYDVDNAPQFLRDIAQVLPLVHIIDGLSGALVSGRSLADNASGLCVVAIWTLIGLFFAVRGFRWEARRED
- a CDS encoding DUF6297 family protein, which codes for MASAAAAPVAPAPAARVRARDLRRFWKRVQEPPSLLKRLEPAYYVFITLAIGGPLVYGTASQALSEVATPSAVATWGPALALAALLAVTRWGAVQGPVVFSVADVAQLLGAPLRRAELALGRLLRGLLVGAGLGAVLAAIALIGVAGDGRGIAVERAAAFVVALALLAVLGVAGAALVQGSARWDRGTRLAAWPLLALGAVLVVLASHDGSAGRHVALWSGPWGWAIQPLVDDAGVWPAALALLAGLTAAGVLLALARRGKTPTERHLLRAEARNGAVAALYSMNARYIRRSLTGVSGRPARAPRGHRLRAPRDPRWAIPWRDAAALISTPQRLAEAVVLAAGGTAICVVNGDHPAAVGAGALVTFAGASRVLEPLRAETDQPGRVRVLLRAPMGRVLAAHAFVPVVVVAAAAIVAAAACAVAGALPAHGGSAAAMAVLATPAVTLCAALSSRRGGQLPPSVMATGYGDQTGTTAIVIVLWIVAFPVLAALVGALPVALVVHNGTAGVPQLVALLFGATAALTVALGWSRFAPD
- a CDS encoding ABC transporter ATP-binding protein; this translates as MTDAAPLHVRGLTRRYGRLVGLDALDLDVAAGECVAIIGANGSGKSTAVRTIAGLLEPTEGTVSICGHDPHLEPDGEQARAALALVPDTPLLYDDLTVRQHLELVTLAHGVPDAAVGDRIDALLERLELTARADFLPSELSRGMRQKTGLACALIRPARLLMLDEPVVGLDPPSQALLTELLLEAKAGGAGVLFTTHQMYFADGVADRAIVLGEGAVVDHGTWRHVRERASAQGWLPEEHAGRG